GTGTCGACCAGGAAATCGACCCGCTCGGCGGAGGCCTCGCCGTCGTCGCCGACGGGGGCGTTGAGCGACATGTCCGGGCCCGACAGGCGGGCATCCATCAGGGCGACGTCCTCGCGGGAGACGCCGATGGCGGTGGCGATGCGGCGGTGGATCTCGTCGCCGACGCGTTCGTCGGTCGACTGCATCAGTCGGGCACGCAGGCGCCGGAGATTGAAGAACAGGGCCTTCTGGGCCGACGAGGTGCCGCCGCGGACGATCGACCAGTTGCGCAGGATGTAATCCTGGATCGAGGCCCGGATCCACCACGTGGCGTAGGTCGAGAAGCGCACGTCCCGCTCGGGCTCGAAGCGGGCCGCCGCCTCCATCAGGCCGACATGGCCTTCCTGGACCAGGTCCGCCATCGGCAGGCCGTAATGGCGGAAGCGGCCGGCGAGGGCGATCACGAGCCGCATATGGGCGGAGATCAGACGGTGCAGGGCCACCTCGTCCCGTTCGTCCTTCCAGCGCACCGCGAGGCCGCGCTCCTCCTCCCTCTCGAGGAAGGGTGCATCCATCGCGACGCGAACGAACTGCCGACGTATGCCTGCGATTTCCGCCATCCCCGCCTCCGCCATCGTGGTGAGCGCTGTGTGTCGCGATGAGGCCGGGGCGGCGCATGGAGCGCGCCCGTTACACCGCAAGGCCTGCGACAACGGCGGGACCAGCCGGTCGGTTCCCGCATTGCGAAAAAATCGTCGGCGGCACGATTCTTTGGTGGGCGCAACGGCTCCGGAGTTACCTGAGGGACTTCACAGCCGGCTGAGTGTCGGGCCTGAGGAGCAACGCGGGGGCGGGGAGGGCGTTCGGCGAAGAGACGTCATGTGACGAAAAAAAAGCCCGGCGCGATGGCCGGGCTTTCGGTCGTCTCAGGTTCTGGCGTCCGGGAGAGGCGCGGAGGCTCAGGCGGCCTCGGCCTCGTCCTGCACGTCCTCGCCGTCGGCCTCGGCTTCGGCGCCCTTGGCCCGGCGCGGCGACTTGGCGAGGCTCTGCTCGATGAGCTTGAGGGACTCGGTGTCGGTGATGCGGTTCACCGCCGCGATCTCGCGCACCACCCGGTCCAGGGCCGCCTCGTAGAGCTGGCGCTCGGAATAGGACTGCTCGGGCTGGGCGTCGGAGCGGAAGAGGTCGCGCACCACCTCGGTGACGGCGATCAGGTCGCCGGAATTGATCTTCGCCTCGTATTCCTGGGCCCGGCGCGACCACATCGTGCGCTTCACCCGGGCGCGGCCGGTGAGCACGTCGAGCGCCTTCTTGACCAGCTCGGGCTCGGCGAGCTTGCGCATGCCGACCGAGTTCGCCTTGGCGGTCGGGACCCGCAGGACCATCTTGTCCTTCTCGAACGACACCACGAACAGCTCGAGCTTGTAGCCGGCGATCTCCTGCTCCTCGATGGCCGTGATGCGGCCGACGCCGTGAGCCGGATACACGATCGCTTCGCCGGTCTTGAAGCCCTGCCGGGCGGCTGTCGTCTTCTTGGCGGTCGTCATGCGGGGGTGGCCTCCAGGTCACCGTTCGCGGCAATGTCCGCGACCGGATCGTTCATCCGGGTCAGGGCGCCCGGCGAAAAATACGCGCCTGCCGGACGTCCCGAGGGATGCCCGTCAGTCCCTGTCAAACCATAGCTAAGAGACGTCCGAACGCGCGGCGGACCGCATAGGATCCACCTCGGCTGATCGCATGCAGCCTCGTCCCATCGAAAAAATTCCCGCTCGGTGGACGAAGGCTGCACGTCGGACGAAAAGCGACGGCGATCAGGAACCTAGCACGAAGAGGCCTGAAAATCAAAAAAATTCAGGCGCCCGGCATGGCTGCGCGGGCACCTTGCACCATGTTTCACCAGCTTGGCGGAGCGATCGCAGACCCGTCATGCGGCCCCGGCAGGGATCGTTACGAACCGGCAACGATCCCCAAGGTCGCGAGGACCCGCCGCGGAGAACCGCTCAGTCGCCCGAGCCCGGATTGGCCGAGAAATGGGCCTCGAACTTGCCGGGCTTGCCGTCCCACTCCTTGGCGTCGGCCGGCGCGGCCTTCTTCTGGGTGATGTTGGGCCAGCTCTTGGCCATGTCGGCGTTCAGCTTCAGCCAGCTCTCCAGGCCCGGCTCGGTGTCGGGCTTGATCGCCTCGGCGGGGCATTCGGGCTCGCACACGCCGCAATCGATGCACTCGTCCGGCTGGATGACGAGCATGTTCTCGCCCTCGTAGAAGCAGTCGACCGGACACACCTCCACGCAGTCCATGTACTTGCACTTGATGCAGTTGTCGGTGACGACGTAGGTCATGGGCCGGTGAAACCTCGAAGGCTGTTGGGGGCGCGGCTGGCGCCCGGGCGTATGGGGCGGCCTTAGACCCGGCAGGGCGGGCTTGCAAGCCGCCCGTTGCGGGGGCGGCCCCGGTTGCCGGGAGGCGTCGCCTTCGCGTCACGCTTTCCGCGGAGTGATACGATCTCCGGAAGCCTCCCTCCGGAGATCGTCTCGCGAGGCCGCGCGGCGCCTGAGCGGAGCCGATTTCCGCATCGCGAAAGCGATTGCGCGGCAATCGCCGAGCGATCGATCGGCCATCGTACGACCGGTCAGCCCGCTCCGCCGGGCGCGGGACCCGCCGGGGGGACGGCCGAGACGTCGGCGTAGAGGAGCCGGGCCTCCGGTGCCGGGCCCCGGCGCTCGCCGAGGTCGAGCACCCGCACCGCCGCCGTGACGTGCTGGGCCGCGACCGTGACCACGTCGCCCACCGCCACGGCCTTCGAGGGGGCGTCGGCCCGCTGGCCGTTCACCCGCACGAAGCCGTCCTCGATCAGGCGCGCGGCGAGCGAGCGCGTCTTGGCGAAGCGCGCGAACCACAGCCACTTGTCCAGGCGCTGCCGATCCGCGCGCATGGCGCCCGGTCAGCGCTTGTCGCCGTCCCTCGCCTCCATCTGCGCCTTGAGGGCGAGAAGCTTGGCGAAGGGGGAATCCGGGTCCGGGGCGCGCTCGCGCCGGGGCGGCCGGGCGTCGTGCATGCCGCCGTTGCGGGGGGCGCCGTCGCGCCGGTCCTGCGGGGGACGGCCCCCCTCGCGCCCGCCCGGATGCGGCCCGCGCGGCGGACGACCGTCGCGGCGACCCTCGCCCCGGTTCTCGGGCCCGCGGCCCTCGAAGCGGTGCTCCGGCCGGCCCTCACCGGCGGGACGGTTCTCGCCACCCCTGTTGTCGCCACCTCTGTTCTCACTTGGGCGCCGGTCGCCCCAGCGCTGGCCGTCGCGGGGCGCGCGATGGGCGCGCTGCTCCGCCGGCGCGCCTTCGCCGCCCTCCGGCCGCGGGAAGCCGCCGCGCGGACGGCCGTGCTGGCCCTCGCGCGGCTGCCCTTCGCGTTGTCCCTGGCCCTCGGGCCGGCCGCGGCCCTGATGGCGCGGGGCGTGGCTGCGCTGGTGGCGGTGCATCCGCCACACCTCGATGACGACCGGCTCCGCCGGCGCGGCGGGCTCGCCCGCGGCCTCGGCGGTCTCCGCGGCAGGGGTTTCGGCGGCAGGAGTTTCGGCGGCCGGCGTCTCCTCGGCGGCAGCCTCGTGCGGCGCAGTCTCGCCGGAGGCGGCGGCCTCGATGACGGGCTCGCCCGCCTCGGCCTGCGCAGCCTCGGCTTCCACCGGGGCCGGCTCCTCGGATGCGGGCGCCTCGACGGGCGCGTCCTCGACCGTGGCGCTGTCGGCCGGAGCGTCGTGAGCCGCCGCAGCCTGAGCCGGCGCCTCCTGGTCGTGCGTCTCCTGGTCGTGCGTCGCCTGGGCGGCCACCTCGGGCGCCGGCTCCGCCGCCTCGACCTCGACCGTCTCGGCGGCCTCCTCGCCGGAGACCTCGTGCGGCGCGGTCTCCCCGGCCGGGGCGTCGTCGCCCGTCGCCTCGGCCGTCACGGCCTCGGTCTGCGGGTCGGACGGGGTCTCGGCAGCCTCGCCCGCCTCGGCGGACGCCTCGCCGCTCTCCGCGGGCTTTGCCTGCACCGGCACGGTCGCGGCGGCGGGGCGCAGGGGCACGGTGATCGCCGGGCCGGGCCGGCGATCGACGACGTAGCCGAGCGATTTCAGGATCGAGGCGAAGTCCTCGCCCGAGCAGCCGACGAGCGAGGTCATGCCCACGGTCGGCACGAAGCCGTCCTTGTCGGCGGTGCCCGGAGGCGGCTCGCCGGGGGTGGTGCCGGGCACGTAGGCGATCGCCGGGCGGATCAGGTCGGCCAGGCGCTCCAGGATGTCGACGCGCACCGCCCGGCCGCCGCAGACCCGGAAGCCGGCGGCGCGATAGAGGCCCTTGGCGATCTCCGGGTCCACCGGCATCGAGGTGCGGCCGGAGCCGGCGAGATGCGCGATCTCGTCGAGGCCGCGCTGGTCGAGCCCGCCGTTGTGGAGCGCCCAGAGCTGCGCCGCGAGCGTCCGGGGCGCGGGCTTCAGCAGCGCCGGCATGGTGATGTGGTAGGCGCCGAAGCGCACGCCGTGCTTGCGCAGGGCCGCGCGGCCCTCCTGGTCGAGGCTGCGCATCTCGTTGAGGACCTTGGCGCGCTCCAGCACGCCGAGGGCCTCCGCGACCTGGAAGCCGATGCCGCGGGCGAGGCCCGTCAGGTCGGCCGCGGTCTCGAGTTCGAGGGCGGGCCCGAGCAGGCGCACGATGTGGGCCTTGAGCCAGGCCTCGAGCCGGGCCTCGACCTTCTCGCGGGCGGGACCGCTGAGCTGCTCGTCGGCGAGCAGGCGCAGGCCGGGGGCATAGAGCTTCTCGCCCGGGACCAGCTTGGCGACCGGGTTGCCGGTCCAGCGGATCGTGCCGTCGTTCGAGAGCACCAGGGCCGCGTCCGCCGCGGCGGCGAACCGGTCGGCCCGCGCCTCGATCTCGCTCGCCAGCGCCTTCTCGGCGGCGCTGCGCAGGGTCTTGGCTTCCTGGCCCTCGGCGCCGGGATCCGGCACGAACTGGAATCCGTGCAGGTGGCCGACGTGCTGTCCCTCGACCGTCACGTCGCCGCCCGCGGTGATCTCAGCTTCCAACATGGTATTCTCTCTCAGGCGCCGCATCAGCACGCTGGTGCGCCGATCGACGAATCGACTCGCCAGCCGCTCGTGCAGGGCGTCGGACAGCCTGTCCTCTACCCGACGCGTCTCGCCCTGCCAATGCTCCGGGTCGGCGAGCCAGTCCGGTCTGTTCGCCACGAAGGTCCAGGTGCGCACGTGGGCGATGCGCTGCGACAGGGCGTCGATGTCGCCGTCGGTGCGGTCGACCATCGCCACGTGCTGGGCGAACCAGTCGACCGGAATGCGCCCCGCCATGCCGCGCATCAGGAAGCGGAACAGCTGGGCGATCAGGTCGGCATGGGTCTGGATCGCCGATTTGCGGTAATCCGGCACGCCGCAGACCATCCAGAGCCGCTCCACCGCGCTCTTCGAGGTCGCGTAGTCGCGGATGTCGTCCTCCTTGGCCAGGAGGTCGAGGGCGGCCTCGTCGTCGCCGGTCGGCGCCCGGGTCAGGCCGCGCTCGCTCGGATGCTCGGCGAGGCTGCGGCGCAGGGCGTCGATCGAGCCGAAATCGAGGTCCGGGTTGCGCCATTGCAGCACGCGCAGCGGGTCGAAGGTGTGGCTCTCCAGAGCCTCGACCATCTCGGCCTCGAGCGGCGGGCAGCGCCCGGTGGTGCCGAAGGTGCCGTCGCGCAGGTGGCGCCCGGCGCGTCCGGCAATCTGCGCCATCTCGGAGGGGGAGAGGTCGCGAAAGCGCGTGCCGTCGTACTTGCGGTTCGACGCGAAGGCGACGTGGTCGACGTCGAGATTGAGACCCATCCCGACCGCGTCGGTGGCGACGAGGTAATCGACCTCGCCGGACTGGTAGAGCTCGACCTGGGCGTTGCGGGTGCGCGGCGAGAGGGCGCCCAGCACCACCGCGGCGCCGCCGCGCTGGCGCCGCAGCAACTCGGCGATGGCGTAGACCTCCTCGGCCGAGAACGCCACGATGGCGCTGCGCTGGGGCAGGCGCGAGAGCTTGCGGCTGCCGGCGAAGCTCAGCTGCGACAGGCGCGGGCGCGTCGTGACGTGGATGCCCGGGATCAGCGCCTTGACCAGCGGCTCCATCGTGGCCGAGCCGATCAGCAGCGTCTCCTCGCGGCCGCGCTGGTGCAAGAGGCGATCGGTGAAGGTGTGGCCGCGGTCGCGGTCGGCACCGAGCTGGATCTCGTCGATGCCGACGAAGTCCACGGTATTGTCCCGCGGCATCGCCTCGGCGGTGCAGATCCAGTAGCTCGGCCGGTTCGGCTTGATCTTCTCTTCGCCGGTGATCAGGGCGACCCGCTCGGGGCCGACCCGCTCGACGACGCGGTGATAGACCTCGCGGGCGAGAAGCCGCAGCGGCAGGCCGATCATGCCGGTCGGGTGACCGAGCATCCGCTCGATGGCGAGGTGGGTCTTGCCGGTATTGGTGGGACCGAGCACCGCCGTGGCGCCGCGCAAGCGGGCCTGCGGTGAGAGGGAGCGGCGCGTCATCGGGCTGGATAGCATCCTCGGGGCGGAAAGCGGCCGCGGCCGCCGCGCCGTCCCGAACTCGGCGCCGGGACCGTCGCGCGACCCCGTCTAGCGCTCCGGATCGCGGCCGCCCCGCAGCCGTGGCCCGGGCAGCGGCCTCCCGTCATATGGGGCGGGAGCGGTCCGATCGCCATACGGGGACCGATCGCCGTAGGGCGAGGGCGCCACGCCGGGGGCGTAGACCTCGATGCGGGTCCCGGGTGCCCGGCCCTGGTCGAGGTCGGCGCAGAGGGTGTCCGGCACGGCGGTGAGCGGGCCCGGCGGGTTCGCGCCGATCGTCGCCGACGAATAGGCGTCGCCGCCGCAATCATGCCCGTTCGCCAGCGCCGGGAGCGGGGCGAGCAGCAGGAGGAGGAGGGAGAGGGCGCGCCGCACGGGCTCTAGCGCCCGCCCGCCGGCATCTCGGGGGCAGGCATTCCGGGGGCGGGCAACCCGGGGGATTGCGCCGCGGCCGCCTGCACCGTCGTCTCCGGGGCGCCCTGGCCGGTCTGCGCCCAGCGCGTCGCCTCGATGATGTTGAGGCCGAGCTGGGTGCGCACGGCGATGCGCAGCGGGAGGAGCACCCGCGCGCCCTCGACGGGGGCGAGCCACACCGACATCTCGGTGTTCTCCTCCATGAACTTCACCCCCGGCCTGTCGGCCCGGTGGCCGGCGATCGGCTGGTAGCGGGCGTTGCAGACGAGAACCGGGCCGGCATAGCCGGGCTTCTGCACGCTGCGGGTCTCGGCGTAGCTCAGCACCACGTTGAACCGGCTCGCGCCGTCGAAGACCGGGATGGTGCGGTTGCAGTTCTGCGGGTCGGTGAGGTCGCCGCGGCCCTGCGCCGGCATCATCAGGGCGCTCACCGGATCGATGACGCCGCGCTTGTGCACCTCGCTGACGGTGACGCGCTCGGGATCGGGCACCAGCGGCGGCGCGATATCGGAGGCGACCACGTTGCCGCGGGCGAGCGCCATGCGCACGGTGATCGACGCGGAGGCGCTATGCGAGGACAGGGCGAAGGCGGCCGGCACCGGCCGGGCCGCCACCGCGCCGCTCGCCCGGCCCGAGCCGTAGCCGCCGGTGATCGCCCCGACGAGGCCGGTGAGGCGGGCGCTGACATCCATCGTGTAGCGCTGGCCCTGCACCGAGCCGCTGACCTGCGCGGTGCCGATCGGCATCCCGGCGAGCATGATGCCGTAATCGACCGTGACGGCGGTCTCGCCGGCCTTCGGTGCGCGGCCCCGCGCGGCCTGGGCCGGCGTCGCCTCGCCGGCCGGAAGGGCGAGCCCCGCCGCGAGGGCGAGCGAGAGGAAGGCCTTGGAACGCATGAGGGAACCGATCTCGATCACCGTCGCCCAGCCCCGATGAAGCGGGGAGAATCTGGCCCTATCGTGACGCGATTAGGGTTAACGGACCGTCTCGGGTCCGTTGCGCCCGCTCCCGGCGGCGCGGGCCGGCCTCGGCGCCTGTACCTTGACGAGACCCGCACTCTCCCTCTATAGGCGCGTGCTTTCCAGGGACTTCGCGGGGTCCGGTTCAGGCCGGGGTGCGCAGCACGCCCGGCTCTCGCGTTGCGTGGTCCCTCTCCGCACCAAGACCAGTTGAGGATTGAAGACCATGTCGCGTCGCTGCGAGCTCACCGGTAAGGGGGTGCTCACCGGCCACCTCGTGAGCCACTCGAACCACAAGACCAAGCGCCGGTTCCTCCCGAACCTGTGCAACGTCACCCTGCTCTCCGACACGCTCGGCCGCTCGGTGCGCCTGCGCATCTCGGCCAACGCCCTGCGCTCGGTCGAGCACCGCGGCGGCCTCGACGCGTTCCTGATCAAGGCCGGCGAGACCGACCTGTCGCAGAACGCCCGCCTGCTGAAGCGCGAGATCGAGAAGAAGCTCGCCGAGGCGGCCTGACTTTTTCAGGCGGAGGCGCCAAGGGACGACTTCCCGCGCCTCCATCGGTCAGCGATGACCGTGAAAAACCCCCGGATGCGCCATGGCGCCCGGGGGTTTTTCGTGTTCGGGCCATGGGACCATTTCTCACGGCGTCATCCCGGGTTCCGCTTTCGCGGCCCCGGGACGACGGAGAGGGTTTGGACAAGGTCGCGGGGGAAGTTGCGCGTCAGCGCCGCCCGCCCGCCGCCATCCGGCGCACGGGCATCGTGCCGGCATCCTCGTCGAACAATTCGGCCAGCTTCTCGGTCATCACCCCGCCGAGCTCTTCGGCGTCGATGATCGTGACGGCCCGGCGGTAGTAGCGGGTCACGTCGTGGCCGATGCCGATGGCGAGCAGTTCCACCGGCGAGCGGGTCTCGATCTCGTCGATCACGTAGCGCAGGTGGCGCTCCAGGTAGTTGCCCGGATTGACCGAGAGGGTCGAATCGTCGACCGGCGCGCCGTCGGAGATCACCATCAGGATCCGGCGCTGCTCGGGCCGGCCGAGCAGGCGCTTGTG
This is a stretch of genomic DNA from Methylobacterium sp. 17Sr1-1. It encodes these proteins:
- a CDS encoding RNA-binding S4 domain-containing protein, with product MRADRQRLDKWLWFARFAKTRSLAARLIEDGFVRVNGQRADAPSKAVAVGDVVTVAAQHVTAAVRVLDLGERRGPAPEARLLYADVSAVPPAGPAPGGAG
- a CDS encoding CarD family transcriptional regulator, which codes for MTTAKKTTAARQGFKTGEAIVYPAHGVGRITAIEEQEIAGYKLELFVVSFEKDKMVLRVPTAKANSVGMRKLAEPELVKKALDVLTGRARVKRTMWSRRAQEYEAKINSGDLIAVTEVVRDLFRSDAQPEQSYSERQLYEAALDRVVREIAAVNRITDTESLKLIEQSLAKSPRRAKGAEAEADGEDVQDEAEAA
- a CDS encoding DUF3108 domain-containing protein, with the protein product MRSKAFLSLALAAGLALPAGEATPAQAARGRAPKAGETAVTVDYGIMLAGMPIGTAQVSGSVQGQRYTMDVSARLTGLVGAITGGYGSGRASGAVAARPVPAAFALSSHSASASITVRMALARGNVVASDIAPPLVPDPERVTVSEVHKRGVIDPVSALMMPAQGRGDLTDPQNCNRTIPVFDGASRFNVVLSYAETRSVQKPGYAGPVLVCNARYQPIAGHRADRPGVKFMEENTEMSVWLAPVEGARVLLPLRIAVRTQLGLNIIEATRWAQTGQGAPETTVQAAAAQSPGLPAPGMPAPEMPAGGR
- the rpmB gene encoding 50S ribosomal protein L28 — protein: MSRRCELTGKGVLTGHLVSHSNHKTKRRFLPNLCNVTLLSDTLGRSVRLRISANALRSVEHRGGLDAFLIKAGETDLSQNARLLKREIEKKLAEAA
- a CDS encoding RNA polymerase factor sigma-32; its protein translation is MAEIAGIRRQFVRVAMDAPFLEREEERGLAVRWKDERDEVALHRLISAHMRLVIALAGRFRHYGLPMADLVQEGHVGLMEAAARFEPERDVRFSTYATWWIRASIQDYILRNWSIVRGGTSSAQKALFFNLRRLRARLMQSTDERVGDEIHRRIATAIGVSREDVALMDARLSGPDMSLNAPVGDDGEASAERVDFLVDTSPLPDETVSDAVDSERRLTWLRQALTVLSERELRILHERRLAEDQATLEALGHRLGISKERVRQIENRALEKLRRALAERFPQSNAGMSAYV
- a CDS encoding helicase-related protein; its protein translation is MTRRSLSPQARLRGATAVLGPTNTGKTHLAIERMLGHPTGMIGLPLRLLAREVYHRVVERVGPERVALITGEEKIKPNRPSYWICTAEAMPRDNTVDFVGIDEIQLGADRDRGHTFTDRLLHQRGREETLLIGSATMEPLVKALIPGIHVTTRPRLSQLSFAGSRKLSRLPQRSAIVAFSAEEVYAIAELLRRQRGGAAVVLGALSPRTRNAQVELYQSGEVDYLVATDAVGMGLNLDVDHVAFASNRKYDGTRFRDLSPSEMAQIAGRAGRHLRDGTFGTTGRCPPLEAEMVEALESHTFDPLRVLQWRNPDLDFGSIDALRRSLAEHPSERGLTRAPTGDDEAALDLLAKEDDIRDYATSKSAVERLWMVCGVPDYRKSAIQTHADLIAQLFRFLMRGMAGRIPVDWFAQHVAMVDRTDGDIDALSQRIAHVRTWTFVANRPDWLADPEHWQGETRRVEDRLSDALHERLASRFVDRRTSVLMRRLRENTMLEAEITAGGDVTVEGQHVGHLHGFQFVPDPGAEGQEAKTLRSAAEKALASEIEARADRFAAAADAALVLSNDGTIRWTGNPVAKLVPGEKLYAPGLRLLADEQLSGPAREKVEARLEAWLKAHIVRLLGPALELETAADLTGLARGIGFQVAEALGVLERAKVLNEMRSLDQEGRAALRKHGVRFGAYHITMPALLKPAPRTLAAQLWALHNGGLDQRGLDEIAHLAGSGRTSMPVDPEIAKGLYRAAGFRVCGGRAVRVDILERLADLIRPAIAYVPGTTPGEPPPGTADKDGFVPTVGMTSLVGCSGEDFASILKSLGYVVDRRPGPAITVPLRPAAATVPVQAKPAESGEASAEAGEAAETPSDPQTEAVTAEATGDDAPAGETAPHEVSGEEAAETVEVEAAEPAPEVAAQATHDQETHDQEAPAQAAAAHDAPADSATVEDAPVEAPASEEPAPVEAEAAQAEAGEPVIEAAASGETAPHEAAAEETPAAETPAAETPAAETAEAAGEPAAPAEPVVIEVWRMHRHQRSHAPRHQGRGRPEGQGQREGQPREGQHGRPRGGFPRPEGGEGAPAEQRAHRAPRDGQRWGDRRPSENRGGDNRGGENRPAGEGRPEHRFEGRGPENRGEGRRDGRPPRGPHPGGREGGRPPQDRRDGAPRNGGMHDARPPRRERAPDPDSPFAKLLALKAQMEARDGDKR
- the fdxA gene encoding ferredoxin FdxA, with amino-acid sequence MTYVVTDNCIKCKYMDCVEVCPVDCFYEGENMLVIQPDECIDCGVCEPECPAEAIKPDTEPGLESWLKLNADMAKSWPNITQKKAAPADAKEWDGKPGKFEAHFSANPGSGD